In Paractinoplanes brasiliensis, the following proteins share a genomic window:
- a CDS encoding VOC family protein: protein MTDANTTDAKTPPPQVWPTLRAADARALIRFLVDAFGFEEVVSYGDADRVDHAQLSWPLGGGIMLGSASGRGQDDPWALKPGTFGCYVVADDVDALHERASRAGAEVVKPLSDTDYGSREFIARDPEGNLWSFGTYRGEPQP from the coding sequence ATGACTGATGCGAACACGACTGATGCGAAGACACCGCCACCCCAGGTGTGGCCGACGCTGCGGGCCGCCGACGCCCGCGCCCTGATCCGGTTCCTGGTCGACGCGTTCGGTTTCGAGGAGGTCGTCTCGTACGGCGACGCCGACCGGGTCGACCACGCCCAGCTGTCCTGGCCGCTGGGCGGCGGCATCATGCTGGGCTCGGCGAGCGGCCGCGGCCAGGACGACCCGTGGGCGCTGAAACCGGGCACGTTCGGCTGCTACGTGGTGGCCGACGACGTGGACGCGCTGCACGAGCGGGCCAGCCGGGCGGGCGCCGAGGTCGTCAAGCCGCTGTCGGACACCGACTACGGCTCCCGCGAGTTCATCGCCCGCGACCCCGAGGGCAACCTGTGGAGTTTCGGAACATACCGGGGCGAACCGCAGCCGTAG